The nucleotide sequence AATTCTGCTTCTTCAAGATCATTCTCATCACCGTTTTCTTCCAGTTCTCCATTAGAACGAAGTTTGGCACCGGACTGATTGTATTTTCTCTGTTGATCTTCTGTCAGGCTGACATGTTCCATTTTGAGTTCCATAGCCTTTGTGACATATTTGCCCCGTCCAAACCAGACTATAAGCTCATCACATTCGTCTATGCAATTCTTTTCCTGACCGTCTAAATGATATAGATAGGCAAGTTCATAAGCCCAGCGCTCATCATATTCTACAGCTTTTAATTTCTTCAAAAGCTCTATGCATTCGCCGAGTCCTACTCCCTGTGACCTGTATAATTTGTATTGAAGTATATATACTCCGGAATCACCTTTAGCCAGACGCATATATTCCTTCAGATATTTTACTGCATCCGTGATCTCCCCGAGTTTTATACTGATCTCACAAAGCGCATAAACCGTAGTCCTAAGCTCAGGATTACGATTATACATCATCATAAGGATGCCCTTCGCATCATCATAACGTCTGTTAACTTTGTAGATTTCACTGACCATTCCGAGCATAGAAGCACTTCTGACTCTTCGCCAGTCAATAGTATCAACTATATTCATCGCTTCATAGAAATCTTTGCTCGCTATCAATGATTTTATCTGTGCCACACGCACTTTATATTCATAACGATCCAACTCTTTATACCCCTTACTGCCTCTTTAAAACTGAATTGTATCCATTCTTCGACATAAGTTTAACACAGTGCTCAACTACTGTCAAAAACTTGTTGACTTTTTATATCAACCGTGTATTTCTTTTAAAATTCCTGTTAATTTTGCAAATTCTTCAAGCGAAAGTTCCTCTCCCCTTACGGTAACTTTTTTATCAATTCTTAAAATAGAACTTTCAATTTCTTCTTTTGAAAACTGAAGAAGCGGAGAATTCTTTAATGCATTTGCCAATGTCTTTCTTCTCTGGTTAAAAGCTGCCCTTATAAGGCTGAACATAAGCTTTTCATCCGCCACTTCCACCTTTGGTGCCTTTGCCCTCTCTAGATGAACCACCGTAGAACCAACCTTTGGTGCAGGTATAAAGCATTTAGGTGAGACCTCCGCCACAATCTCAACATTTGAATAATACTGAACTGCAAGCGAAAGCGCCCCGTAATCTTTGCTTTTAGGCCCCGCCTTCATCCTGTCAGCAACTTCTTTCTGAATCATAACCGTTATGGAGGCGATAGGCGCATGACTTTCGAAAAGTCCCATTATTATCGGCGTTGTTATATAATATGGAAGATTTGCAACTATATGAAAAGGCTTACCGTCATTTTCCTTTGCTGCAAGCTCGTTTAAGTCCATTTTAAGGATATCATTATTGATCACCCTCACATTATCGTATTCTCCAAGAGTCTCTCCCAGCACAGGAATAAGCTTATCATCTATCTCTACGGCTATTACTTTTCCTGCCGCTTCACAAAGATGCTGTGTCATGGCTCCGATTCCCGGTCCTATCTCAACTACGAAATCATCTTTTGTCACGCCTGAAGAAGACACGATTTTCTTTAATATATTATCATCTATCAGAAAATTCTGTCCGAATTTTTTCTTCAGGACAAAATCGTATTTCTGCATTATTTCTTTTGTTCTTGATGGATTTCCAAGATCAGCCATAGGCTTAAAAACTCCTTAATTTCAACTTATTCTTCTATCCTGTAAAGTCTCAGCGCATTCTCATAGGTCTTTTCATAAACCTCATCCACGGATATTTCCTTTATCTCGGCAATTCTTTCTGCAACATTCGGGAGCAGATCTGACGAATTTCTCTCTCCCCTATGGGGTGTCGGTGCCAGATAAGGGCAATCCGTCTCCAGAACAAGAGTTTCCAGCGGCATTTTTCTTACAACTTCTACCGTCTTTTTAGCATTCTTAAATGTAACGACTCCGCCAATGCCCAGGAAAAATCCCATTTTGACGTATTCTGCCGCTATTTCGGGCGAATATGAAAAGCAGTGAATTACTCCTCCGATCTTTCCGGCATCCTCAGCTTTCATTATCTCAAGCGTATCCGCTGCTGCATCCCTCGAATGTATCACTACGGGTTTATTTGTCTGTCTGGCAAGATCCAGCTGCCTTATAAACCATTTTTTCTGTATTTCCGGAGCGGGATTTTCTTTCCAGTAATAGTCAAGCCCTATCTCTCCCACTGCCACTGCCCTGTCAAAAGAACTGAGCTTTTCTCCGATCGATACTATATCATTTTCAGTGATATCTCCGCATTCGCCCGGAATTATTCCCAGTGCTGCATAGGATTCCTCATGTTCTTTTACCAGATTAAGACAGGTATCCACTGATTTCAGGTCAGAAGCAACATTTACAAAATGTCTTACCCCTGCTTCCCTGATCTTTTTTATTGCATTTTCTCTGTCTTCATCAAATCTGCTGTCGTCATAGTGCGCATGTGTATCAAAAATTTTTATCATTTTCCAATTAATCCAATTAATCCAATTCTTCCATCTCTTCTTCGATCCAGTCACATCTCATAGTCAGCCAGTCTTCCAGCCATTCGATCTGACTATCCCAGGAATTATCTCCGTAAACTTCCGCAACTTTATTGCTTTCCTCTTCTTCGAGCACATCCCATCTGATGAAATTCATTTCGGCATCATATTCTATATTATATGCTCTGTCGGCTACTTCATCTGCCGCCTTCTCGAAAGCTTCTTTTACTCCGTTCTCGTAGACATCTTTCATAACCTCAAGGAATGTTTCATTTTTCAATAAAGCCGGATAATAATCTCTCGCTCTTGCAGTCCATCCCGTAGGCCATAAATAATCTTCCTCCAGGAATGGCATTTCTATGATCCCAGCCGTTCTGTCATAGTCCCAGGCAGGTCCCATATACATTTTGCCTTCACTTGAAATCCAGTAGAGATAAACACTTCTTCCTGTTGGATCAGTGGTTTTCGAAAACTCCTGCAGCCAGTAATATTTTGCCACTGACTCCACGTCCAGCAGTGAAAGATCCGATTTGCTGTCGTAAAGCTGCTCCATTGCATCTATAAGGTATTGCTCTGAACGCTTTATTTTTTCGCTTCCGCGTACGTCCCTCAGTTCTCCGTAAAGCTTTTTGAAATTACCTTCTCCCTCGGCATCTTCATTCAGATATGCCAAAAATGAAAATCCGTCAGCGTCCATTCCTATACGATATAAGTAATCACCGTCTCCAAGCTCTACCCTGTTTTTCGCATTTTCTACTTTTTCAGCCAGAGAATATACTCCGCGGTATTCTCCGTTTATAAAGAGATTAACCTCCTTGATCTCTGCTGTATAGGGCATGCCCATATCTGCTGCCAGATTTAAGAATACCTCATTTCTTAAAAGCGAAAAGTCCCCGGCATTTGCAAGCAATACCCAGGTCTTTGCCTCACCCATGTTAAGGAGATCTGTGGATTTCTCAAATTTTATCTGATATGATTTCTTATCTTCTTTCCAGGAAGTATTTCCGCGGCCACGCATTTTTACTACGCCATCGATTATATTTCCCTCATAATCATCCATTTCGAAATATGCCTTTGTAGAAACATTATGATCCTTATCCGCCTCAACATCCTCGAGTGCAGGATATTCATCATAAATCCCTAAATTTATACTCGGCAGATCAGACTTCATAACTGTCACATTTATTCCACATATCTCCATATCAGCCTCTGTGAAATCATGCTGAACTCTTTTCAAGAGAGCTCCATCCTCGTCAGTCAGGTAAAATATTAATTCTGACTCATCTGCTGTCTCCGGCAAAAAGATATATGCCTCATCTTCTTTCATATATGCTTCTACGTCAAAATACATTCCGGGGTTTTCCTTTGCCCTGACTACGATTCCGGAAAACTCATCCACTTCTGTATTAAATTTTGTTTTTTGAGGAAGGTAATCTTTAACCGCCATGTATATTGAAAACGAAATAATAAGAACGCTCACCAATAATACTATAAGAAAAAGCCAGTCAAAGCCCGATTTTTTTCTTTTCTTCATATTAATTATTCATTCTGCAATTTAAAGCATCGGTGCCACCAGTCTCAAGAGGCTATGCTTTATCCTTACCGGTATGCTTCTATGCGCAATATACTTTTCTGTAACTTCTTCGCTTTCATCAAACATTTCCATAAAGTCATCGTATATTTCGCTTATCATCTTTGTTCTGTAGAAAAATACCCCGTTTTCAAAATGAAGATAAAGGCTCCTGAAATCCAGATTAACAGATCCTACAGTGGCCTTTTCATCATCCGATATACACATCTTTGCATGAGCAAAGCCAGGCGTATATTCGTATATCCTTACCCCCGATCTGACCAGCGGTGCATAATAGGAACGCGTTTCTGCATAAACCAGTTTCTTGTCCGGTATACCGGGTGTTATTATCCTCACATCAACTCCGCGTTTTGCCGCATCAGTCAGCTCCCTCATAAACTCATCAGTTATTATAAGGTATGGCGTAACAAAATAGCAATAGTTCTTTGCCATACGGACTATATTAAGGTAAACACCTTCAGCCAGTGGCTCCTCTGTCATTGGACTGTCCGCATAAGGCTGTATAAAGCCATCATTTTCCGGAAGGCTCACGGTCGATCCCAGATATTTTTCCAATGTATACTGATTATCAGTTTCTTTTATATAATTCCACATCTCAAGAAAGATAATGCTGAAACTTAAAACGGCTTCGCCTGTGATCTTTACACCGCTGTCTTTCCAATAACCGTAAGGTTTCGTGAAATGAAAATACTCATCTGCCAGATTATAGCCTCCGGTAAATGCGACACGTCCGTCTATTACTGTTATTTTACGATGATCCCTGTAATTCATGAAAACATGAAAGAGCGGCGATATAGGATTAAAATCCAGTATCTGGACTCCTGCCTCTTTCATCGCATTTATAAAATCACGGTTTATGAACATTATGCTTCCGACATCGTCAAATATAAGTCTTACTTCGACTCCGGCTCTTGCCTTTTCACAAAGCACATTAAAAAAGGGATCAAATCCCGGTCCATCCTGTATGGCATGATATTCCATAAAAATAAAGCTCTCGGCCTTTCGAAGTTCTTCCACCTGTGCCAATGCACCTAATGTCGGATCATTATAGTATTCTGCACTGCTGTGCTCCCATACCGGCATTCCCGATGCAGATTTGATATAGGAGCATGATGCCGCTACATAGCTGTCATCTTTTCTTATCTTATCTATAATTTCAGCATTTCCAACAGACAATTTTTTTACCAGATCATCTAACTCCCGATATTCTCTTTTCTGCCTGTCTATCGCGCCTTTTCTTCCAAAAATCACATACATGACCGCGCCCATCGGGCTGAATGCCAGCACAATGACAAGCCATGGCAGTTTATAGGAAGCATTGATATGGCGCCCGTAGACCGCAAGACTTATCATAAGCGGTATAAGTGCATAGGCTATTCTTATCCAGGGACTTTCTTTATAGAGAATTAGCAAAAGATAGGTGATCCACCATATCTGAATGCAAACTGATGCCAGGACGATCAAGATCCTGACTATGCTGACTTTAACATCGGTTTTACGTTCAACTCTGATTTTTGCCATAAATTCTTTACCTGTTTTCCTATAAAAAATAAGCATAGTCCGAGTATCTAATTATCCTATTATACTCTATTTTACAAAAAAATCCCACCGGCAAAGCCGATGGGATTTGGTTAACATATGATATTAATCACAATCGCGAACTATCTTCCTTACCTTGAGGACTGAAGGAGGAGCTACTGAGAGCTCATCTACACCCATTTCAAGGAATGTCTTTGTAAGCGATGTGTCTGCTGCAAGTTCTCCGCAGATTCCTGCCCAGATTCCTGCTGCATGTGCATTGTCTACTGTCATCTTTATAAGACGAAGTACTGCCTCATGATGTGTATCACAGAAATCATCAAGTGCTGCATTCTGACGGTCTATAGCGAGTGTATACTGTGTCAGATCGTTAGTACCGATGCTGAAGAAGTCAACTTCTTTTGCAAGAAGGTCAGTAATAACTGCTGCTGCAGGTGTCTCGATCATAACACCCTGAGGTGCATCTTTATAAGGTACACCCTGCTCTTCGAGCTCAGCCTTAACCTCTGCAACTATCTTCTTTATCTGACTGATCTCAGACATTGAAGTGATCATCGGATACATGATATAAATGTTTCCGTATGCTGCTGCGCGGAAGAGTGCTCTGAGCTGTGTCTTGAAGACTTCCGGTCTCTTGAGGCAGATTCTTATAGCTCTGAATCCCATAGCAGGATTTTCCTCATGACCGAGCTCAAAATAATCACACTGTTTATCTGCACCTATGTCCAGTGTACGGATGATAACCTTTTTACCGGCCATAAGCTCTGCAGCCTTACGATAGATTGCAAACTGTTCTTCCTCTGTAGGATATGTTTCCTTGCCGAGGTAGATAAACTCACTTCTGAAAAGACCAATTCCGCCTGCATCATACTGCAGTGCAGAAGCAATATCAGAAAGATTTCCAACATTTGCATAAAGCATAATGCTCTTTCCGGACTTTGTCTCAGTAGGTTTGCCCTTTAAGTCCTGAAGAAGCTGTTTTTTCTGATTCTGCTCATCAAGAAGCGCTTCGTACATCTTCATTGTTGTCTCATCCGGGTCAACAATAAAAATGTTCTTATCAGAATCAAGAATACCCATCTTACCATTCCAGCTCTCATTTACATCAATGTTTATGATCGCAGGAATATTCATTGTACGTGCAAGAATTGCCGTATGTGAATTTGATGAGCCCTTTCTTGTAACAAACGCAAGAATCTTCGACTTATCAAGCTGAACAGTCTCTGAAGGAGTAAGATCATCAGCTACAAGGATTGAAGGTACAGTTGCATCTACAGATGCTTCACCCTCTCCTGTAAGAATTCTGATGACACGCTCCGATATATCTTTTACATCAACAGAACGAGCCTTGAAATACTCATCATCCATGGAGGCAAAAGTCTCGGCAAAGTTATCTCCGGTAACAGCTACAGCATATTCAGCATTCATTTTCTGTGCTTCAATGATGTTATATACGGAATCATTGTAACCATCATCCTCAAGCATCATTGCATGTACATCAAAAATTTCAGCATCTGCTTCACCGATCTCGGTCTTTGTCTTTTCGTAAAGGGCTCTAAGCTGGCTTATTGCCTCTTCACGTGCAGATTCATAGCGCCTTTTCTCGCCTTCACTGTCTTCTGTATGTTTTCTTTCGACAACCTGTTCTTTCTTTCCAAGATAGGCAATCTTTCCGATTGCTATCCCTTCATAGATTTTCTTCCCTGTATAGCGTTCCATTAAATTCTCCTTAATTTTCTGGAATTACAGATTCTCTTCCATGAATTTTTTAACTTCGCTGCAAGCTGTCTCTTCGTCTTCACCTTCAACAGTAATCTTAACAACAGCATCTTTCATAACGCCCATTGCCATAATAGCCATAAGTGCCTTTGCACTTGCAGACTTACCATTATATTCAACCTTGATGTCACTCTTAAACTGCTTAGCGCACTTTACAAGTAATCCAGCCGGACGTGCATGTAATCCTACTTCATCTGTTATCTTATACTCGAATTCTTTCATCTTTTTCTGTTCTCCTTTTTCCTGATTTAGAACCTTTTTTGATGCCTACTCTTCGATAGGCATTCCACCTTAATCTACATTATAACAGAAAGTTCAACAATAATCATTAAAATTATTATGATTATTCATAAAATCTTGAATTAATCGTTACTGTTCACAGGCAAACTGCGCACTCCGCTACTCTGTACGCTATTTCACTAAGTGCTGAAGCACTAAGTGAAATATGTGTGCGCAGTTATGCCACAATAACTCTGACTGAACACTGGGTTTTGCCCATTGCCGTATGCGCATAATACTTAGCGAAGCAAAGCTGAGCTTAGTATTATGCCAGAGGGGGCAATCTTAAATGGCAAAACCCGTTACTGGAGCACGCTGAAAGCGTGTGAACAGTAACAACAATTGTATGCAATTGTACTTTGAAAAAAGCTTTGTCAGACAATTCTTTATGTTATAATGGTTTTGGATGAACTTTTTTATTTATTGGGGGATTTGAAATGGCAGGCAGCAGCGCAAAATACAAAGATTTTACATATCTTGCTCCGGGCGACATGATCATAGTCGGAAATGCTTTCGGCAAAAATTTTGCCTACGTTGATGATGTGGCAAAAACAGGAAGGATCATTCTCACCACCGGAGACTCTTTTTATCCTCTCGACGGACTGCAGGTAGGCGGCGATAAAAATCATCCTCAGCGCCTTTTTCACTGTACAGAAGAGGCTATAAGCGAGGTTCATAACCGTCAGCAGATCGTAAAAACGCTCCATCAGCTCAAAGAAATCACAAGCCTGACTTACGACCAGGCTATTATGATCGAAGCGGTATTGAAAAGTGACTGGGGAGAAGTTACCCAGCTTTTGAAAAAAATCCGCTGATAATTTGCCAAAAAGGGGCAGGGATGCCTTCGAAGTCTGAACGTCCCTGCCCTTTTTATTTTTGAATTCTAATTTTTATCAGTCGCTTATTACTCTTCTGATAGCCACCGGTGTACGGTAGTATGTATTCGATATCTTGATTCCTGTTTTCGGACTTGATGCATTTATTACCTGACCATTTCCGATGTATATCGCAACGTGATTTACACGGCCATACTTTGCATAAAATACCAGATCGCCCGGCTTCATCTCACTTGCGGATACTTTTGTACCACAGGTAGCCTGCTGTGATGATGTTCTCGGAAGATATATATTAAAGTGCTTGAATATACTCTGAACATATCCTGAGCAGTCAGCTCCGTGTGTAAGAGATGTTCCGCCCCATACATAAGGATTTCCAAGGAACTGTTTTGCATAGTTTACTATTGAAACTCTGACATCTGATACGCCTTCGCCGTATTTAAGTTCCTGAATTGAGATCGCTGTCTCAAGTTTTTCAACAAATTTGATATAATCAGCACTTATATAACCTTCGTCTTCATCGATCTCGATCTTGATCCAGTCGTCGCCCTCTTCACCTTCGGTTATTTCAAGCTCTTCATCCATGGGAACCATTGTAAGGATCCGTGCATCTGTATTGGGTTCCTCGCGGACATAAAGAGTAGTAGTGCAGACCCTTGCCATAAGCGTCTCAACTTCCCTTGCTCTTTCCAAGGCTTCATCTCCGGTAAGAAGGTACTCGGCCTTAACATATCCCTGCACCGATCCGGATTTTATATGAGCCCATTCACCATCGACATCTAAGATCTCACAGGCTGAATTCTTTCTCATCTTTCCGACAAGCTCTGACTCTCCGTCTGCTTTTTCTCTAATATTAAGGTTATCGTCTACCTTTGCAATACCAAGATTTTCATAGCCCGATATAGAGCCATCCTCGGTATTTGCAGCTTCTTCAAGCATTTCGGCATTTTCTTCTATAGACCTTACGGATCCGGCTCCGGCAGATATCTCCTCGGTGGAAGTTATTGCTTCGGTACTCTCCTCCGTATCGGTCTCAATATCTTCTTCATCATTTATTATGATCGCGCCGCTTTCATCCTCTTCTTCCTCTTCTTCGGCTTCT is from Lachnospiraceae bacterium C1.1 and encodes:
- a CDS encoding CotH kinase family protein yields the protein MKKRKKSGFDWLFLIVLLVSVLIISFSIYMAVKDYLPQKTKFNTEVDEFSGIVVRAKENPGMYFDVEAYMKEDEAYIFLPETADESELIFYLTDEDGALLKRVQHDFTEADMEICGINVTVMKSDLPSINLGIYDEYPALEDVEADKDHNVSTKAYFEMDDYEGNIIDGVVKMRGRGNTSWKEDKKSYQIKFEKSTDLLNMGEAKTWVLLANAGDFSLLRNEVFLNLAADMGMPYTAEIKEVNLFINGEYRGVYSLAEKVENAKNRVELGDGDYLYRIGMDADGFSFLAYLNEDAEGEGNFKKLYGELRDVRGSEKIKRSEQYLIDAMEQLYDSKSDLSLLDVESVAKYYWLQEFSKTTDPTGRSVYLYWISSEGKMYMGPAWDYDRTAGIIEMPFLEEDYLWPTGWTARARDYYPALLKNETFLEVMKDVYENGVKEAFEKAADEVADRAYNIEYDAEMNFIRWDVLEEEESNKVAEVYGDNSWDSQIEWLEDWLTMRCDWIEEEMEELD
- the cls gene encoding cardiolipin synthase, whose amino-acid sequence is MAKIRVERKTDVKVSIVRILIVLASVCIQIWWITYLLLILYKESPWIRIAYALIPLMISLAVYGRHINASYKLPWLVIVLAFSPMGAVMYVIFGRKGAIDRQKREYRELDDLVKKLSVGNAEIIDKIRKDDSYVAASCSYIKSASGMPVWEHSSAEYYNDPTLGALAQVEELRKAESFIFMEYHAIQDGPGFDPFFNVLCEKARAGVEVRLIFDDVGSIMFINRDFINAMKEAGVQILDFNPISPLFHVFMNYRDHRKITVIDGRVAFTGGYNLADEYFHFTKPYGYWKDSGVKITGEAVLSFSIIFLEMWNYIKETDNQYTLEKYLGSTVSLPENDGFIQPYADSPMTEEPLAEGVYLNIVRMAKNYCYFVTPYLIITDEFMRELTDAAKRGVDVRIITPGIPDKKLVYAETRSYYAPLVRSGVRIYEYTPGFAHAKMCISDDEKATVGSVNLDFRSLYLHFENGVFFYRTKMISEIYDDFMEMFDESEEVTEKYIAHRSIPVRIKHSLLRLVAPML
- the rsmA gene encoding 16S rRNA (adenine(1518)-N(6)/adenine(1519)-N(6))-dimethyltransferase RsmA, which produces MADLGNPSRTKEIMQKYDFVLKKKFGQNFLIDDNILKKIVSSSGVTKDDFVVEIGPGIGAMTQHLCEAAGKVIAVEIDDKLIPVLGETLGEYDNVRVINNDILKMDLNELAAKENDGKPFHIVANLPYYITTPIIMGLFESHAPIASITVMIQKEVADRMKAGPKSKDYGALSLAVQYYSNVEIVAEVSPKCFIPAPKVGSTVVHLERAKAPKVEVADEKLMFSLIRAAFNQRRKTLANALKNSPLLQFSKEEIESSILRIDKKVTVRGEELSLEEFAKLTGILKEIHG
- the ptsP gene encoding phosphoenolpyruvate--protein phosphotransferase, whose amino-acid sequence is MERYTGKKIYEGIAIGKIAYLGKKEQVVERKHTEDSEGEKRRYESAREEAISQLRALYEKTKTEIGEADAEIFDVHAMMLEDDGYNDSVYNIIEAQKMNAEYAVAVTGDNFAETFASMDDEYFKARSVDVKDISERVIRILTGEGEASVDATVPSILVADDLTPSETVQLDKSKILAFVTRKGSSNSHTAILARTMNIPAIINIDVNESWNGKMGILDSDKNIFIVDPDETTMKMYEALLDEQNQKKQLLQDLKGKPTETKSGKSIMLYANVGNLSDIASALQYDAGGIGLFRSEFIYLGKETYPTEEEQFAIYRKAAELMAGKKVIIRTLDIGADKQCDYFELGHEENPAMGFRAIRICLKRPEVFKTQLRALFRAAAYGNIYIMYPMITSMSEISQIKKIVAEVKAELEEQGVPYKDAPQGVMIETPAAAVITDLLAKEVDFFSIGTNDLTQYTLAIDRQNAALDDFCDTHHEAVLRLIKMTVDNAHAAGIWAGICGELAADTSLTKTFLEMGVDELSVAPPSVLKVRKIVRDCD
- a CDS encoding HPr family phosphocarrier protein, whose protein sequence is MKEFEYKITDEVGLHARPAGLLVKCAKQFKSDIKVEYNGKSASAKALMAIMAMGVMKDAVVKITVEGEDEETACSEVKKFMEENL
- a CDS encoding TatD family hydrolase, yielding MIKIFDTHAHYDDSRFDEDRENAIKKIREAGVRHFVNVASDLKSVDTCLNLVKEHEESYAALGIIPGECGDITENDIVSIGEKLSSFDRAVAVGEIGLDYYWKENPAPEIQKKWFIRQLDLARQTNKPVVIHSRDAAADTLEIMKAEDAGKIGGVIHCFSYSPEIAAEYVKMGFFLGIGGVVTFKNAKKTVEVVRKMPLETLVLETDCPYLAPTPHRGERNSSDLLPNVAERIAEIKEISVDEVYEKTYENALRLYRIEE
- a CDS encoding NlpC/P60 family protein, with protein sequence MFKKSLIALSIGLVFIPATVFAASKVRYAAGVATVVESSTEAEEEEEEDESGAIIINDEEDIETDTEESTEAITSTEEISAGAGSVRSIEENAEMLEEAANTEDGSISGYENLGIAKVDDNLNIREKADGESELVGKMRKNSACEILDVDGEWAHIKSGSVQGYVKAEYLLTGDEALERAREVETLMARVCTTTLYVREEPNTDARILTMVPMDEELEITEGEEGDDWIKIEIDEDEGYISADYIKFVEKLETAISIQELKYGEGVSDVRVSIVNYAKQFLGNPYVWGGTSLTHGADCSGYVQSIFKHFNIYLPRTSSQQATCGTKVSASEMKPGDLVFYAKYGRVNHVAIYIGNGQVINASSPKTGIKISNTYYRTPVAIRRVISD